Sequence from the Bacillota bacterium genome:
CGTGATGATCTCCCGTACCCAGTTGATGTCGAGGCCGTAGACCTCCTTGGCCAGCTGGAAGACCACGAGCTGGCGCTCCTTCTCGGGACGGCCCCGTTCTTTTTCCCTTTCCCTCGTGCCGACGGCAACGGCTGACGCTCCTGCCTGCCCCGCAGGGGAAGCTCCAAGGGCGCTGTCCATCATGGCCGGTACCGCCCCTTCTCAAGCGAACGTGACTTTACATATTCCGCGGCGCGCAGGCGACGCTGGCACCTAGCGTTTAAGGCGAGTTCGACACCATGGCACGGGATTCCTTGAGTGCCAGCGTGCCCTTCGGGGCCTACAGGCTCTGCACCCCCGCCCGGTGCCTCACCAGGTTGGCGCGGCTTAGGTAGTAGCCCCCTCCCCGGCCTCGCCGGACGCTGACCAGCTTACGCCGCCTGAGCAGGCTGACCTGTTCCCGGATGTAAGAGGGAGCCACCCGCAGCAAAAGCCCAAGCTCGGTCGACGAGAGGGGCCGGGCGTAGCTGGCCTCCCGCTGGATCAGTAACTGCAGGATCTCCTCGTGAATGGCGCCGAGCCGGTCCTCCGACATGCCCCCCACTCCGAGGCTTGAAAAACTGTTCAGGTGGTCACCAACACGGCGTGACTCGGCGGCGAAAGCCGCGTGGCCCCCTGCGGCAGGATCGGATGCCGAATGGCATAGGCGCTGCCGTCCAGAATCACCTGGACCCCCAGACGGCGGGACGGGTTAATCACCAGCGGGGCCTTGAGGTTGGCCGTCGCGGTGGGAGGGTCGCCGCGCAGGGTAACCAGCGCCAGCACCACCGCACGTTCGACGTCCGCGTCGCTTTCGATGCCCACATCGGCGAGATGCGCCGCAGGGACCCGGGCGACATAGCCCGGCAAGGCGTCGCGCGGATCGATGACGACGAAGGCGAGGTCGGGCTCGTCCACCGACTGGAGAATCCAGAACGGGCTCGCGTCGCGGTGCGGCAGCAGCACGAACCGGCGCCAGGCCGGGAAGCCGACGAACCCGCGCGGGAAGGTCACGATGCGGTCCGGGTCGATCGCGATGTCGCCGAACCGCGTGGTCGCAATCTTCATAACCCCTTACCCCCACCTGGCAGCGGCTCGCCGCCGGAACTACCGCAAGAAGTCGAGCAGCGTCGGCTGGATGATGCGGGCGCCCGAGGCCAGCGCCAGCC
This genomic interval carries:
- a CDS encoding Rrf2 family transcriptional regulator, with product MSEDRLGAIHEEILQLLIQREASYARPLSSTELGLLLRVAPSYIREQVSLLRRRKLVSVRRGRGGGYYLSRANLVRHRAGVQSL
- a CDS encoding flagellar assembly protein FliW, with translation MKIATTRFGDIAIDPDRIVTFPRGFVGFPAWRRFVLLPHRDASPFWILQSVDEPDLAFVVIDPRDALPGYVARVPAAHLADVGIESDADVERAVVLALVTLRGDPPTATANLKAPLVINPSRRLGVQVILDGSAYAIRHPILPQGATRLSPPSHAVLVTT